The genomic region AGACCGGCCACGACGACCCCGGCGGGTCGAGGGGTCAGCTGGTGCCGCGTCAATTGAAGATGCTGACACCACCAGGGCCGACGAGCAGCCCGACGATGATGAGGACGGCGCCCCAGAGGATCTGCCGGCGGAACAGCGCCAGGATGCCGGCGACCACCAGTACGACTGCGATAATCCAGAGAATCAGCTCCATGACGATCAAGTACCCGACGCGCTGACGCG from Micromonospora sp. WMMD812 harbors:
- a CDS encoding GPGG-motif small membrane protein, coding for MELILWIIAVVLVVAGILALFRRQILWGAVLIIVGLLVGPGGVSIFN